A genomic stretch from Lathyrus oleraceus cultivar Zhongwan6 chromosome 2, CAAS_Psat_ZW6_1.0, whole genome shotgun sequence includes:
- the LOC127119341 gene encoding RING-H2 finger protein ATL46 isoform X2, translating into MHLFHSQIHDNNGAIVNPPILSPYSSPIPYNSNSNSQKQSEPAPISSSGNKISPAILFIIVILAIIFFILGFLHLLVRFLIKHRSSSSSSISQSNRFPEMSESDAYQRQLQQLFNLHDSDTWLLSNSTCPLCRGTLYAQGFSFEKNPVFEFEDQRDEDCVIGIGSVNKNMENHIMNGKRVFSVRLGKFRSSNNAEGVGKSQGESSNCSFDVRRCYSMGSFQYVVCDSELQVALRPSKGDGSMRQLKGIREIQDESFSNDGDVEGKKINIARKGESFSVSKIWQWSKKDNKIPSSSDTHFHNCVVNESLPWMNKS; encoded by the exons ATGCATTTGTTTCACTCTCAAATCcatgataacaatggtgctatcgtAAATCCTCCTATTCTTTCACCATATTCTTCTCCAATTCCTTATAACTCTAACAGTAACAGCCAAAAACAGTCAGAACCAGCTCCAATTTCTTCATCTGGAAACAAAATAAGTCCTGCAATTCTCTTCATCATAGTTATATTAGCTATTATATTTTTCATCCTAGGTTTTCTTCACTTGCTTGTTAGGTTTCTCATAAAGCATAGATCTTCTAGTTCTTCATCAATTTCTCAATCAAATAGGTTTCCTGAAATGTCTGAATCTGATGCATACCAAAGACAGTTGCAGCAGCTTTTCAATCTTCATGATTCAG ATACATGGTTATTGTCAAATTCAACGTGTCCTTTATGTAGAGGGACACTTTATGCACAAGGGTTTTCGTTCGAGAAAAATCCTGTTTTTGAGTTTGAAGATCAAAGGGATGAAGATTGTGTTATAGGTATTGGTTCAGTTAACAAGAATATGGAAAACCATATAATGAATGGGAAAAGGGTTTTTTCTGTTAGGCTTGGAAAGTTTAGAAGTTCAAATAATGCAGAAGGGGTTGGAAAAAGCCAAGGAGAGAGTAGTAACTGTAGTTTTGATGTTAGGAGATGCTATTCAATGGGATCTTTTCAGTATGTTGTTTGTGATTCAGAATTGCAAGTTGCTTTGAGACCTTCTAAAGGTGATGGAAGTATGAGACAATTGAAGGGAATTAGAGAAATTCAAGATGAGAGTTTTTCCAATGATGGAGATGTTGAAGGCAAGAAAATTAACATTGCAAGGAAAGGTGAAAGTTTTTCTGTTTCAAAGATTTGGCAATGGTCTAAGAAAGATAATAAGATACCAAGTTCATCAGATACACATTTTCATAATTGTGTTGTCAATGAAAGTTTGCCATGGATGAATAAAAGCTAG
- the LOC127119341 gene encoding RING-H2 finger protein ATL47 isoform X1 — protein MHLFHSQIHDNNGAIVNPPILSPYSSPIPYNSNSNSQKQSEPAPISSSGNKISPAILFIIVILAIIFFILGFLHLLVRFLIKHRSSSSSSISQSNRFPEMSESDAYQRQLQQLFNLHDSGLDQAFIDALPVFIYKEIIGLKEPFDCAVCLCEFLEHDKLRLLPNCNHAFHINCIDTWLLSNSTCPLCRGTLYAQGFSFEKNPVFEFEDQRDEDCVIGIGSVNKNMENHIMNGKRVFSVRLGKFRSSNNAEGVGKSQGESSNCSFDVRRCYSMGSFQYVVCDSELQVALRPSKGDGSMRQLKGIREIQDESFSNDGDVEGKKINIARKGESFSVSKIWQWSKKDNKIPSSSDTHFHNCVVNESLPWMNKS, from the coding sequence ATGCATTTGTTTCACTCTCAAATCcatgataacaatggtgctatcgtAAATCCTCCTATTCTTTCACCATATTCTTCTCCAATTCCTTATAACTCTAACAGTAACAGCCAAAAACAGTCAGAACCAGCTCCAATTTCTTCATCTGGAAACAAAATAAGTCCTGCAATTCTCTTCATCATAGTTATATTAGCTATTATATTTTTCATCCTAGGTTTTCTTCACTTGCTTGTTAGGTTTCTCATAAAGCATAGATCTTCTAGTTCTTCATCAATTTCTCAATCAAATAGGTTTCCTGAAATGTCTGAATCTGATGCATACCAAAGACAGTTGCAGCAGCTTTTCAATCTTCATGATTCAGGTTTGGATCAAGCATTCATTGACGCTCTTCCTGTTTTCATTTACAAAGAGATTATTGGTTTGAAAGAGCCTTTTGATTGTGCTGTTTGTTTATGTGAGTTTTTGGAACATGATAAGCTTAGATTGTTACCTAATTGTAATCATGCTTTTCATATTAACTGCATAGATACATGGTTATTGTCAAATTCAACGTGTCCTTTATGTAGAGGGACACTTTATGCACAAGGGTTTTCGTTCGAGAAAAATCCTGTTTTTGAGTTTGAAGATCAAAGGGATGAAGATTGTGTTATAGGTATTGGTTCAGTTAACAAGAATATGGAAAACCATATAATGAATGGGAAAAGGGTTTTTTCTGTTAGGCTTGGAAAGTTTAGAAGTTCAAATAATGCAGAAGGGGTTGGAAAAAGCCAAGGAGAGAGTAGTAACTGTAGTTTTGATGTTAGGAGATGCTATTCAATGGGATCTTTTCAGTATGTTGTTTGTGATTCAGAATTGCAAGTTGCTTTGAGACCTTCTAAAGGTGATGGAAGTATGAGACAATTGAAGGGAATTAGAGAAATTCAAGATGAGAGTTTTTCCAATGATGGAGATGTTGAAGGCAAGAAAATTAACATTGCAAGGAAAGGTGAAAGTTTTTCTGTTTCAAAGATTTGGCAATGGTCTAAGAAAGATAATAAGATACCAAGTTCATCAGATACACATTTTCATAATTGTGTTGTCAATGAAAGTTTGCCATGGATGAATAAAAGCTAG